A genomic stretch from Aedes albopictus strain Foshan chromosome 2, AalbF5, whole genome shotgun sequence includes:
- the LOC109399235 gene encoding chaoptin isoform X3 codes for MTAGIAGGGLRTSVNTPQKGQSILPAFPSTESTVLRIVPTDIVVISNTNTSDSSISSSSSTSNNQRTTKPDTINQDSAKEAFGVTWSTLKYVNKGELGKKRFDKKVAQITPAVDLGDWQCPNITQNANLECGCDMPHTLRCRGDLHGLELIAEGLRSSRYSVSLLDCTLKNVTVINDANIFEGVSLQGLVISSGEIKRVNRQAFAGIKNSLQALGLPNNALTSVPMQALAALPQLDRLDLSNNKIKSIQSTDFISVSKLSYLELSDNQVSLIAPKSFLPIRNLIHLKLNGNRLGETPETMKSLESCLNLRELDLRSNTIRGPLKNTTLPIIKGLEILNLDKNSITSIQNGALEGLAYLQMLSVRHNQIDVLQDHAFSGLASLQVLDLGHNGIVAISGSSLKHLPRLIVLDLTHNFLRALTADIVAPLPSLKELRLDGNDISIIAQNALYNASSLHSLSLENNPLACDCSMKPFVEWLSTSRIASQDVLGAVCATPPHLEGASLLQVSTDSMNCNGNGENKEKADESTFKTIEVMLKLKNNMSYIREISPDVQLKGINFTDESDVLLYWRMQTDEYSCRFVYVFHDDDPENILYNSEVSCNHLPETANATDYIFLTKLIGAYDLQSELSYKFCLIMKEDISKDEYLGACQVTVLPPPFLNRSKAKSIKKELFPGSSVPSTSESDISDMNRIAESDRRNDKDETDTVEDGGAGESDSYYDELLMTRMADDPDLAINRMRLEEDAAARMPSVAVSRIVLEGLGAFIVVTSLMAFIWGFIRLKSGRSNMPSMSTCYTVDDRRGPLHEVESRSRYFKLQATTSL; via the exons ATGACAGCGGGAATCGCCGGCGGAGGCCTCCGAACGTCGGTCAACACTCCTCAGAAGGGCCAAAGCATCCTCCCTGCATTCCCTAGCACCGAGTCAACCGTACTTAGGATAGTTCCAACCGATATTGTAGTCATCAGTAACACCAACACTAGTGATAGTAGCATAAGCAGTAGCAGTAGCACATCTAACAACCAAAGAACCACAAAACCCGACACGATTAACCAAGATAGCGCCAAGGAAGCTTTCGGAGTCACGTGGAGTACGCTGAAGTATGTTAACAAAGGGGAACTGGGTAAGAAACGATTCGACAAGAAGGTCGCTCAGATTACCCCGGCCGTAGATTTGGGAGACTGGCAATGTCCGAATATCACACAGAACGCCAATTTGGAATGTGGATGCGATATGCCTCATACGTTGCGATGCCGTGGAGATCTACACGGGCTGGAGTTGATCGCCGAAGGTCTGAGATCGTCTCGTTATTCGGTGTCACTGTTGGATTGCACTTTGAAGAACGTGACGGTGATAAATGACGCGAATATTTTTGAAGGCGTTTCGCTACAAGGCCTCGTGATTTCGTCGGGTGAGATCAAGCGGGTGAATCGTCAAGCATTTGCTGGGATTAAGAATTCTTTACAGGCATTAGGGTTACCAAATAACGCATTGACTAGTGTACCAATGCAGGCGTTGGCTGCGTTGCCTCAGCTAGATCGATTGGATCTATCCAACAACAAGATCAAATCAATTCAAAGTACGGATTTCATTTCGGTTTCGAAACTATCATACTTGGAACTGAGCGATAATCAGGTTTCATTGATCGCCCCGAAAAGCTTCCTTCCCATTCGCAATCTGATCCACCTCAAGCTCAACGGAAATCGACTTGGAGAAACGCCGGAAACCATGAAGTCCCTGGAGTCGTGCCTTAACCTCAGAGAGCTGGATCTACGATCGAACACTATTCGAGGACCACTGAAAAACACCACTCTTCCGATCATCAAAGGCCTTGAAATCCTAAATCTGGATAAAAACTCCATCACCAGCATACAAAATGGGGCGCTGGAAGGTCTAGCCTATCTTCAGATGCTCTCCGTCCGCCACAATCAAATAGATGTCCTACAGGACCACGCCTTTTCCGGACTTGCATCGCTCCAGGTCTTGGATCTAGGCCACAACGGGATCGTAGCCATATCTGGGTCATCCCTAAAACATCTCCCACGTCTGATCGTTCTCGATCTTACGCACAATTTCCTCCGAGCGCTAACCGCAGACATCGTTGCTCCGTTACCGTCACTCAAGGAACTTCGTCTCGATGGGAACGATATCTCGATCATTGCGCAGAACGCCCTGTACAATGCGTCCTCGCTGCATAGCCTCTCCTTGGAGAACAACCCACTTGCGTGCGATTGTTCAATGAAACCATTTGTTGAATGGTTGTCCACGTCGAGGATCGCTTCACAGGACGTGTTGGGTGCGGTCTGTGCCACACCTCCCCATTTGGAAGGGGCTTCCTTGCTGCAGgtttcgactgattcgatgaactGCAATGGAAACGGTGAGAACAAGGAAAAGGCCGACGAGAGTACGTTCAAGACCATCGAGGTAATGCTCAAGCTGAAGAACAATATGTCTTACATAAGGGAAATCAGTCCGGATGTTCAACTGAAGGGGATTAATTTCACCGATGAGAGCGATGTTCTGCTATATTGGAGGATGCAAACGGATGAGTATTCTTGCCGGTTCGTGTACGTGTTCCATGATGATGATCCAGAGAATATTCTGTACAATTCAGAG GTGTCTTGCAATCATTTACCAGAAACGGCTAACGCTACAGACTACATTTTCCTGACCAAACTGATAGGGGCGTACGATCTTCAGAGTGAGCTCAG CTACAAGTTCTGCCTGATCATGAAGGAAGACATCTCGAAAGATGAATACCTCGGGGCCTGCCAAGTGACTGTACTTCCACCGCCTTTCCTGAACCGATCGAAAGCGAAATCCATCAAAAAGGAACTTTTCCCGGGCAGTTCGGTTCCCAGCACCAGCGAAAGTGACATCTCCGATATGAACCGCATCGCGGAAAGTGATCGTCGAAATGACAAAGACGAAACCGATACAGTGGAGGACGGTGGAGCCGGAGAATCCGACTCCTACTACGACGAGCTACTGATGACGCGGATGGCTGATGATCCCGATCTGGCGATTAACCGGATGCGCCTGGAAGAGGATGCTGCTGCTCGGATGCCCTCGGTTGCAGTCAGCAGGATAGTGTTGGAGGGTTTGGGAGCGTTCATCGTGGTGACCAGTTTGATGGCATTCATTTGGGGCTTTATAAGGCTTAAAAGTGGACGGAGTAATATGCCGTCGATGAGCACCTGCTACACGGTGGACGATCGAAGGGGTCCACTGCATGAGGTTGAGAGCAGGAGTAGGTATTTCAAACTGCAAGCCACGACGAGTTTATGA
- the LOC109399235 gene encoding uncharacterized protein LOC109399235 isoform X1 encodes MIAFPEEGNMSIGGYRPQHRGRNRFPCRRPPQRLMASSSSSAQSSVGVERRRTASVIASMGHQSRFHIISCLVLLHTIASCCGAEFMTAGIAGGGLRTSVNTPQKGQSILPAFPSTESTVLRIVPTDIVVISNTNTSDSSISSSSSTSNNQRTTKPDTINQDSAKEAFGVTWSTLKYVNKGELGKKRFDKKVAQITPAVDLGDWQCPNITQNANLECGCDMPHTLRCRGDLHGLELIAEGLRSSRYSVSLLDCTLKNVTVINDANIFEGVSLQGLVISSGEIKRVNRQAFAGIKNSLQALGLPNNALTSVPMQALAALPQLDRLDLSNNKIKSIQSTDFISVSKLSYLELSDNQVSLIAPKSFLPIRNLIHLKLNGNRLGETPETMKSLESCLNLRELDLRSNTIRGPLKNTTLPIIKGLEILNLDKNSITSIQNGALEGLAYLQMLSVRHNQIDVLQDHAFSGLASLQVLDLGHNGIVAISGSSLKHLPRLIVLDLTHNFLRALTADIVAPLPSLKELRLDGNDISIIAQNALYNASSLHSLSLENNPLACDCSMKPFVEWLSTSRIASQDVLGAVCATPPHLEGASLLQVSTDSMNCNGNGENKEKADESTFKTIEVMLKLKNNMSYIREISPDVQLKGINFTDESDVLLYWRMQTDEYSCRFVYVFHDDDPENILYNSEVSCNHLPETANATDYIFLTKLIGAYDLQSELSYKFCLIMKEDISKDEYLGACQVTVLPPPFLNRSKAKSIKKELFPGSSVPSTSESDISDMNRIAESDRRNDKDETDTVEDGGAGESDSYYDELLMTRMADDPDLAINRMRLEEDAAARMPSVAVSRIVLEGLGAFIVVTSLMAFIWGFIRLKSGRSNMPSMSTCYTVDDRRGPLHEVESRSRYFKLQATTSL; translated from the exons ATTTCACATCATCTCGTGTCTAGTCCTGTTACACACAATCGCCTCTTGCTGCGGAGCTGAATTCATGACAGCGGGAATCGCCGGCGGAGGCCTCCGAACGTCGGTCAACACTCCTCAGAAGGGCCAAAGCATCCTCCCTGCATTCCCTAGCACCGAGTCAACCGTACTTAGGATAGTTCCAACCGATATTGTAGTCATCAGTAACACCAACACTAGTGATAGTAGCATAAGCAGTAGCAGTAGCACATCTAACAACCAAAGAACCACAAAACCCGACACGATTAACCAAGATAGCGCCAAGGAAGCTTTCGGAGTCACGTGGAGTACGCTGAAGTATGTTAACAAAGGGGAACTGGGTAAGAAACGATTCGACAAGAAGGTCGCTCAGATTACCCCGGCCGTAGATTTGGGAGACTGGCAATGTCCGAATATCACACAGAACGCCAATTTGGAATGTGGATGCGATATGCCTCATACGTTGCGATGCCGTGGAGATCTACACGGGCTGGAGTTGATCGCCGAAGGTCTGAGATCGTCTCGTTATTCGGTGTCACTGTTGGATTGCACTTTGAAGAACGTGACGGTGATAAATGACGCGAATATTTTTGAAGGCGTTTCGCTACAAGGCCTCGTGATTTCGTCGGGTGAGATCAAGCGGGTGAATCGTCAAGCATTTGCTGGGATTAAGAATTCTTTACAGGCATTAGGGTTACCAAATAACGCATTGACTAGTGTACCAATGCAGGCGTTGGCTGCGTTGCCTCAGCTAGATCGATTGGATCTATCCAACAACAAGATCAAATCAATTCAAAGTACGGATTTCATTTCGGTTTCGAAACTATCATACTTGGAACTGAGCGATAATCAGGTTTCATTGATCGCCCCGAAAAGCTTCCTTCCCATTCGCAATCTGATCCACCTCAAGCTCAACGGAAATCGACTTGGAGAAACGCCGGAAACCATGAAGTCCCTGGAGTCGTGCCTTAACCTCAGAGAGCTGGATCTACGATCGAACACTATTCGAGGACCACTGAAAAACACCACTCTTCCGATCATCAAAGGCCTTGAAATCCTAAATCTGGATAAAAACTCCATCACCAGCATACAAAATGGGGCGCTGGAAGGTCTAGCCTATCTTCAGATGCTCTCCGTCCGCCACAATCAAATAGATGTCCTACAGGACCACGCCTTTTCCGGACTTGCATCGCTCCAGGTCTTGGATCTAGGCCACAACGGGATCGTAGCCATATCTGGGTCATCCCTAAAACATCTCCCACGTCTGATCGTTCTCGATCTTACGCACAATTTCCTCCGAGCGCTAACCGCAGACATCGTTGCTCCGTTACCGTCACTCAAGGAACTTCGTCTCGATGGGAACGATATCTCGATCATTGCGCAGAACGCCCTGTACAATGCGTCCTCGCTGCATAGCCTCTCCTTGGAGAACAACCCACTTGCGTGCGATTGTTCAATGAAACCATTTGTTGAATGGTTGTCCACGTCGAGGATCGCTTCACAGGACGTGTTGGGTGCGGTCTGTGCCACACCTCCCCATTTGGAAGGGGCTTCCTTGCTGCAGgtttcgactgattcgatgaactGCAATGGAAACGGTGAGAACAAGGAAAAGGCCGACGAGAGTACGTTCAAGACCATCGAGGTAATGCTCAAGCTGAAGAACAATATGTCTTACATAAGGGAAATCAGTCCGGATGTTCAACTGAAGGGGATTAATTTCACCGATGAGAGCGATGTTCTGCTATATTGGAGGATGCAAACGGATGAGTATTCTTGCCGGTTCGTGTACGTGTTCCATGATGATGATCCAGAGAATATTCTGTACAATTCAGAG GTGTCTTGCAATCATTTACCAGAAACGGCTAACGCTACAGACTACATTTTCCTGACCAAACTGATAGGGGCGTACGATCTTCAGAGTGAGCTCAG CTACAAGTTCTGCCTGATCATGAAGGAAGACATCTCGAAAGATGAATACCTCGGGGCCTGCCAAGTGACTGTACTTCCACCGCCTTTCCTGAACCGATCGAAAGCGAAATCCATCAAAAAGGAACTTTTCCCGGGCAGTTCGGTTCCCAGCACCAGCGAAAGTGACATCTCCGATATGAACCGCATCGCGGAAAGTGATCGTCGAAATGACAAAGACGAAACCGATACAGTGGAGGACGGTGGAGCCGGAGAATCCGACTCCTACTACGACGAGCTACTGATGACGCGGATGGCTGATGATCCCGATCTGGCGATTAACCGGATGCGCCTGGAAGAGGATGCTGCTGCTCGGATGCCCTCGGTTGCAGTCAGCAGGATAGTGTTGGAGGGTTTGGGAGCGTTCATCGTGGTGACCAGTTTGATGGCATTCATTTGGGGCTTTATAAGGCTTAAAAGTGGACGGAGTAATATGCCGTCGATGAGCACCTGCTACACGGTGGACGATCGAAGGGGTCCACTGCATGAGGTTGAGAGCAGGAGTAGGTATTTCAAACTGCAAGCCACGACGAGTTTATGA
- the LOC109399235 gene encoding chaoptin isoform X2 translates to MGIEGIETRFHIISCLVLLHTIASCCGAEFMTAGIAGGGLRTSVNTPQKGQSILPAFPSTESTVLRIVPTDIVVISNTNTSDSSISSSSSTSNNQRTTKPDTINQDSAKEAFGVTWSTLKYVNKGELGKKRFDKKVAQITPAVDLGDWQCPNITQNANLECGCDMPHTLRCRGDLHGLELIAEGLRSSRYSVSLLDCTLKNVTVINDANIFEGVSLQGLVISSGEIKRVNRQAFAGIKNSLQALGLPNNALTSVPMQALAALPQLDRLDLSNNKIKSIQSTDFISVSKLSYLELSDNQVSLIAPKSFLPIRNLIHLKLNGNRLGETPETMKSLESCLNLRELDLRSNTIRGPLKNTTLPIIKGLEILNLDKNSITSIQNGALEGLAYLQMLSVRHNQIDVLQDHAFSGLASLQVLDLGHNGIVAISGSSLKHLPRLIVLDLTHNFLRALTADIVAPLPSLKELRLDGNDISIIAQNALYNASSLHSLSLENNPLACDCSMKPFVEWLSTSRIASQDVLGAVCATPPHLEGASLLQVSTDSMNCNGNGENKEKADESTFKTIEVMLKLKNNMSYIREISPDVQLKGINFTDESDVLLYWRMQTDEYSCRFVYVFHDDDPENILYNSEVSCNHLPETANATDYIFLTKLIGAYDLQSELSYKFCLIMKEDISKDEYLGACQVTVLPPPFLNRSKAKSIKKELFPGSSVPSTSESDISDMNRIAESDRRNDKDETDTVEDGGAGESDSYYDELLMTRMADDPDLAINRMRLEEDAAARMPSVAVSRIVLEGLGAFIVVTSLMAFIWGFIRLKSGRSNMPSMSTCYTVDDRRGPLHEVESRSRYFKLQATTSL, encoded by the exons ATTTCACATCATCTCGTGTCTAGTCCTGTTACACACAATCGCCTCTTGCTGCGGAGCTGAATTCATGACAGCGGGAATCGCCGGCGGAGGCCTCCGAACGTCGGTCAACACTCCTCAGAAGGGCCAAAGCATCCTCCCTGCATTCCCTAGCACCGAGTCAACCGTACTTAGGATAGTTCCAACCGATATTGTAGTCATCAGTAACACCAACACTAGTGATAGTAGCATAAGCAGTAGCAGTAGCACATCTAACAACCAAAGAACCACAAAACCCGACACGATTAACCAAGATAGCGCCAAGGAAGCTTTCGGAGTCACGTGGAGTACGCTGAAGTATGTTAACAAAGGGGAACTGGGTAAGAAACGATTCGACAAGAAGGTCGCTCAGATTACCCCGGCCGTAGATTTGGGAGACTGGCAATGTCCGAATATCACACAGAACGCCAATTTGGAATGTGGATGCGATATGCCTCATACGTTGCGATGCCGTGGAGATCTACACGGGCTGGAGTTGATCGCCGAAGGTCTGAGATCGTCTCGTTATTCGGTGTCACTGTTGGATTGCACTTTGAAGAACGTGACGGTGATAAATGACGCGAATATTTTTGAAGGCGTTTCGCTACAAGGCCTCGTGATTTCGTCGGGTGAGATCAAGCGGGTGAATCGTCAAGCATTTGCTGGGATTAAGAATTCTTTACAGGCATTAGGGTTACCAAATAACGCATTGACTAGTGTACCAATGCAGGCGTTGGCTGCGTTGCCTCAGCTAGATCGATTGGATCTATCCAACAACAAGATCAAATCAATTCAAAGTACGGATTTCATTTCGGTTTCGAAACTATCATACTTGGAACTGAGCGATAATCAGGTTTCATTGATCGCCCCGAAAAGCTTCCTTCCCATTCGCAATCTGATCCACCTCAAGCTCAACGGAAATCGACTTGGAGAAACGCCGGAAACCATGAAGTCCCTGGAGTCGTGCCTTAACCTCAGAGAGCTGGATCTACGATCGAACACTATTCGAGGACCACTGAAAAACACCACTCTTCCGATCATCAAAGGCCTTGAAATCCTAAATCTGGATAAAAACTCCATCACCAGCATACAAAATGGGGCGCTGGAAGGTCTAGCCTATCTTCAGATGCTCTCCGTCCGCCACAATCAAATAGATGTCCTACAGGACCACGCCTTTTCCGGACTTGCATCGCTCCAGGTCTTGGATCTAGGCCACAACGGGATCGTAGCCATATCTGGGTCATCCCTAAAACATCTCCCACGTCTGATCGTTCTCGATCTTACGCACAATTTCCTCCGAGCGCTAACCGCAGACATCGTTGCTCCGTTACCGTCACTCAAGGAACTTCGTCTCGATGGGAACGATATCTCGATCATTGCGCAGAACGCCCTGTACAATGCGTCCTCGCTGCATAGCCTCTCCTTGGAGAACAACCCACTTGCGTGCGATTGTTCAATGAAACCATTTGTTGAATGGTTGTCCACGTCGAGGATCGCTTCACAGGACGTGTTGGGTGCGGTCTGTGCCACACCTCCCCATTTGGAAGGGGCTTCCTTGCTGCAGgtttcgactgattcgatgaactGCAATGGAAACGGTGAGAACAAGGAAAAGGCCGACGAGAGTACGTTCAAGACCATCGAGGTAATGCTCAAGCTGAAGAACAATATGTCTTACATAAGGGAAATCAGTCCGGATGTTCAACTGAAGGGGATTAATTTCACCGATGAGAGCGATGTTCTGCTATATTGGAGGATGCAAACGGATGAGTATTCTTGCCGGTTCGTGTACGTGTTCCATGATGATGATCCAGAGAATATTCTGTACAATTCAGAG GTGTCTTGCAATCATTTACCAGAAACGGCTAACGCTACAGACTACATTTTCCTGACCAAACTGATAGGGGCGTACGATCTTCAGAGTGAGCTCAG CTACAAGTTCTGCCTGATCATGAAGGAAGACATCTCGAAAGATGAATACCTCGGGGCCTGCCAAGTGACTGTACTTCCACCGCCTTTCCTGAACCGATCGAAAGCGAAATCCATCAAAAAGGAACTTTTCCCGGGCAGTTCGGTTCCCAGCACCAGCGAAAGTGACATCTCCGATATGAACCGCATCGCGGAAAGTGATCGTCGAAATGACAAAGACGAAACCGATACAGTGGAGGACGGTGGAGCCGGAGAATCCGACTCCTACTACGACGAGCTACTGATGACGCGGATGGCTGATGATCCCGATCTGGCGATTAACCGGATGCGCCTGGAAGAGGATGCTGCTGCTCGGATGCCCTCGGTTGCAGTCAGCAGGATAGTGTTGGAGGGTTTGGGAGCGTTCATCGTGGTGACCAGTTTGATGGCATTCATTTGGGGCTTTATAAGGCTTAAAAGTGGACGGAGTAATATGCCGTCGATGAGCACCTGCTACACGGTGGACGATCGAAGGGGTCCACTGCATGAGGTTGAGAGCAGGAGTAGGTATTTCAAACTGCAAGCCACGACGAGTTTATGA